Genomic window (Gelria sp. Kuro-4):
GCCGGTTTGATTCCGCTGGAAGGCCCCGGCATTGTGGTGACGCTTAACGACAGCACGCGGGTGGCCCAGCCGGGCCAGGATCCGAACCTGTTTCTCATTCACGACGAGGACCTGCTCAAGCTCGTCAACGAGCTGAAGGCGGCGGGCGCCGAGGCCGTTACCGTAAACGGCCAGCGCGTGGTGGCCTCCACAGAGATCCGCTGCGCCGGGCCCACCATTTCGGTAAACAACACGCGCATCGCCCCGCCTTATGTGGTCCAGGCCATCGGCGACCCGGACGGCCTGGAGACAGCCATCAAGATGCGGGGCGGTATCCTGGAGACAGTGCAGTTCTGGGGGATCCAGGTCCAGATAGAGAAAAAGGACAAGCTGACCCTCCCAGCCTATGTGGGCAGCCCGACGTGGCACTTTGCCCGGCCGGTGGCGAAGGAGGCGCAGAGCTGATGTGGGCACCGCTTTTCGGTTTGCTGCTGGGAATTGCTCTCGGGCTGGCCTTTCCCTTCACCTTTCCCTTGGCCTACACCCGCTACGTGGCGGTGGCCATCCTGGCGGCACTGGACTCTGTTTTCGGCGGCCTGCGTGGCAGCATCGAGGAGCA
Coding sequences:
- a CDS encoding DUF881 domain-containing protein; this encodes MKRSSQLWITFICIILGVILTAQLRTQASLRGNIPTKRIEEMASLLKQAESERDALRVQVNKLTAQLDEVMTKEESVTAGMQEELERVRLMAGLIPLEGPGIVVTLNDSTRVAQPGQDPNLFLIHDEDLLKLVNELKAAGAEAVTVNGQRVVASTEIRCAGPTISVNNTRIAPPYVVQAIGDPDGLETAIKMRGGILETVQFWGIQVQIEKKDKLTLPAYVGSPTWHFARPVAKEAQS